The Candidatus Palauibacter polyketidifaciens genome has a window encoding:
- a CDS encoding GNAT family N-acetyltransferase: MSETATVRQARVGDIDELVAMWTRYMRIHALNPAYRRLRTDAIETRAGMFRRHIEEATSVVFVLEAEDGGLDGMLVCFVEENEPLFDPPRYVRIQTPFVRREERRKGNLGRLLRAAFEWAADWDIHEVRLFTGADNLIANALADDLGFEAIEVVRRYSLRPEPEMNPEDWIE, translated from the coding sequence GTGTCTGAGACCGCCACGGTTCGACAGGCTCGGGTCGGCGACATCGATGAACTCGTCGCCATGTGGACCCGGTACATGCGCATTCATGCCCTCAATCCCGCCTACCGGCGGCTCCGCACGGACGCCATCGAGACGCGCGCGGGCATGTTCCGCCGTCACATCGAAGAGGCCACGAGCGTCGTCTTCGTCCTGGAGGCGGAAGACGGCGGGCTCGACGGCATGCTCGTCTGCTTCGTGGAAGAGAACGAGCCTCTGTTCGACCCGCCCCGCTACGTGCGCATCCAGACCCCGTTCGTGAGACGGGAGGAGCGGCGCAAGGGGAACCTGGGGCGCCTGCTGCGCGCCGCCTTCGAGTGGGCGGCGGATTGGGACATCCACGAGGTGCGCCTCTTCACCGGAGCGGACAACCTGATCGCGAACGCGCTCGCCGACGACCTCGGCTTCGAGGCCATCGAGGTCGTGCGCCGGTACTCGCTCCGCCCCGAACCGGAGATGAACCCGGAGGACTGGATCGAATGA
- a CDS encoding enoyl-CoA hydratase, protein MSAAHVLIETEDGVGTLTLNRPDKLNAFIGKMRSEIARGIETLGADDGVRAVIITGTGRAFCAGADVKYLTRLIETQAVDEAVALVEAGRRVAAAIREMPKPVIAAVNGPAAGGGANLALACDLRLASETSSIGQTFNRIGLHPDWGGTYAVPRLVGPARAAELFFFAEMVPAAECERIGLVNRVVPADELMPLARDWARRLARKPTLPLRLAKQAVQRSLSSTFEEMLDYETAAQKACFESADALEGVRAFVEKRPPRFGRSGEVEHPATTEAGTRV, encoded by the coding sequence ATGAGCGCGGCACACGTCCTGATCGAGACCGAGGACGGCGTAGGCACCCTCACGCTCAACCGGCCGGACAAGCTCAACGCCTTCATCGGGAAGATGCGGAGCGAGATCGCCCGCGGGATCGAGACGCTCGGCGCGGACGACGGAGTGCGCGCGGTCATCATCACCGGGACCGGGCGGGCATTCTGCGCCGGCGCCGACGTCAAGTACCTCACCCGGCTCATCGAGACGCAGGCCGTCGACGAGGCCGTCGCGCTCGTCGAAGCGGGACGCCGGGTCGCGGCGGCGATACGGGAGATGCCGAAGCCCGTGATCGCCGCGGTGAACGGGCCCGCGGCGGGCGGCGGAGCGAACCTCGCCCTCGCCTGCGACCTCCGGCTCGCCTCCGAGACGTCGTCGATCGGCCAGACCTTCAACCGCATCGGCCTCCACCCGGATTGGGGCGGGACCTACGCCGTGCCCCGCCTCGTGGGTCCGGCACGCGCCGCGGAGCTTTTCTTCTTCGCGGAGATGGTTCCGGCCGCCGAGTGCGAGCGAATCGGCCTCGTGAACCGCGTGGTCCCCGCGGACGAACTCATGCCGCTGGCCCGCGACTGGGCGCGCAGGCTGGCGCGCAAGCCGACGCTGCCCCTCCGGCTCGCGAAGCAGGCGGTGCAGCGCTCCCTCTCGTCCACGTTCGAGGAGATGCTCGACTACGAGACGGCCGCGCAGAAGGCCTGCTTCGAGTCCGCGGACGCGCTCGAGGGCGTCCGGGCGTTCGTCGAGAAGCGGCCGCCACGGTTCGGGAGGAGCGGCGAGGTCGAACACCCTGCAACGACGGAGGCGGGTACGCGTGTCTGA
- a CDS encoding 3-hydroxyacyl-CoA dehydrogenase family protein: MTARPALAVLGAGTMGHGIAQVAAMAGYDTRLFDVMPDVLETARERIEANLRKGIQRGKVTPEERERALGGLSYSRYLGEAADGVGIAIEAVPERLDLKQKVLARCGEAAAAGALLATNTSSLSITALAEGLPSPGRVVGMHFFNPVHIMALVEIVRGAETSDETVARAREVAERLGKTPVVIADSPGFASSRLGLALGLEAIRMVEEGVASPEDIDTAMMLGYRHPMGPLKLGDLVGLDVRLDIARYLHEALGSPVFEPPALLERMVAAGRLGRKSGRGFYRWD; this comes from the coding sequence ATGACGGCCCGTCCGGCGCTGGCCGTGCTCGGGGCCGGCACGATGGGGCACGGAATCGCCCAGGTCGCGGCGATGGCCGGCTACGACACCCGTCTGTTCGACGTCATGCCCGACGTGCTGGAGACGGCGCGCGAGCGCATCGAGGCCAACCTCCGCAAGGGGATCCAGCGCGGGAAGGTCACGCCCGAAGAGCGCGAGCGCGCGCTCGGGGGGTTGTCGTACAGCCGCTACCTGGGCGAGGCGGCCGACGGGGTCGGGATCGCGATCGAAGCCGTGCCCGAGAGGCTGGATCTCAAGCAGAAGGTCCTCGCCCGGTGCGGGGAGGCGGCCGCCGCCGGCGCCCTGCTCGCCACGAACACTTCTTCCCTGTCCATCACCGCGCTCGCGGAGGGACTTCCGTCGCCCGGCCGCGTGGTTGGGATGCACTTCTTCAACCCCGTCCACATCATGGCGCTCGTCGAGATCGTGCGCGGGGCGGAGACGTCCGACGAAACCGTGGCGAGGGCCCGCGAGGTCGCCGAACGCCTCGGGAAGACGCCGGTCGTCATCGCCGACTCGCCCGGGTTCGCCTCGTCGCGGCTCGGGCTTGCCCTCGGGTTGGAGGCGATCCGCATGGTGGAGGAGGGCGTGGCGAGCCCGGAGGACATCGACACCGCCATGATGCTCGGCTACCGCCACCCCATGGGACCGCTGAAACTTGGAGATCTCGTCGGGCTCGACGTCCGGCTCGACATCGCCCGCTACCTGCACGAGGCGCTGGGGTCGCCGGTGTTCGAACCCCCGGCTCTGCTCGAGCGGATGGTGGCGGCGGGCCGCCTGGGCCGGAAGAGCGGACGAGGCTTCTACCGCTGGGATTGA
- a CDS encoding thiolase family protein encodes MRDADRTPVIIDAVRTPVGRAGGALSSIRADDLLAHAIRALVERTGVPADRVEDVIAGCTNQAGEDNRNVARMAGLLAGLPVEVAGQTVNRLCGSGLQAVVTAAHAIRAGEGDVFIAGGVESMSRAPWVMLKTDRAFSRVPPKIADTTVGWRFANPAMPERWTIPLAETAEVVAEDHGVGRGEQDAFAAESQRRAAAAIEADRFAGEIVPVEVPQRKGDTLRVGGDEHPRPGTTPEQLARLRAAFRADGTVTAGNASGINDGAAAVLIASRGAANELGVEPLATVGASAVAGVEPHRMGIGPVPATRKALHRDGLTVDDLDLVELNEAFAAQALPCIAELGLDPDRVNVNGGAIALGHPLGCSGARILTTLVHEMRRRDASHGLVTMCIGVGQGIALLVHRDAETA; translated from the coding sequence ATGAGGGACGCGGATCGCACGCCGGTCATCATTGACGCCGTCCGCACGCCTGTGGGGCGCGCGGGCGGCGCGCTCTCGTCGATTCGGGCCGACGACCTCCTGGCGCACGCGATCCGCGCCCTCGTGGAGCGGACCGGCGTCCCGGCCGACCGCGTCGAGGACGTGATCGCCGGCTGTACGAACCAGGCCGGCGAGGACAATCGCAACGTCGCCCGGATGGCCGGACTCCTGGCCGGACTCCCGGTCGAGGTCGCGGGCCAGACCGTGAACCGGCTCTGCGGGTCGGGACTGCAGGCGGTCGTCACCGCGGCGCACGCGATCCGGGCCGGCGAGGGCGACGTGTTCATCGCGGGCGGCGTCGAGAGCATGTCGCGGGCGCCGTGGGTCATGCTCAAGACGGACCGGGCCTTCTCGCGGGTGCCACCGAAGATTGCGGACACCACTGTCGGATGGCGCTTCGCGAACCCCGCCATGCCCGAGCGGTGGACGATCCCGCTCGCCGAGACCGCGGAGGTCGTTGCGGAGGATCACGGCGTTGGACGCGGGGAGCAGGATGCCTTCGCGGCGGAGAGCCAGCGCCGCGCCGCCGCCGCGATCGAGGCGGACCGGTTCGCGGGCGAGATCGTGCCGGTGGAGGTTCCACAGCGGAAGGGCGACACGCTGCGGGTGGGGGGCGATGAGCACCCCCGTCCCGGCACGACCCCGGAGCAACTCGCCCGCCTGCGCGCCGCCTTCCGGGCCGACGGCACCGTGACGGCGGGAAACGCGTCGGGCATCAACGACGGAGCGGCCGCCGTCCTCATCGCCAGCCGCGGCGCCGCGAACGAGCTTGGCGTTGAGCCGCTGGCGACAGTGGGGGCCTCCGCCGTCGCCGGTGTGGAGCCGCATCGGATGGGCATCGGACCGGTTCCGGCAACCCGTAAAGCTCTTCATAGAGATGGACTTACGGTCGATGACCTCGACCTGGTTGAACTCAACGAGGCGTTCGCGGCGCAGGCGCTGCCCTGCATTGCCGAACTCGGCCTCGATCCGGACCGCGTGAACGTGAACGGGGGTGCGATCGCGCTCGGCCATCCCCTCGGCTGCTCCGGCGCCAGGATCCTCACGACGCTCGTCCACGAGATGCGTCGGCGGGACGCGTCCCATGGGCTCGTCACGATGTGTATCGGTGTCGGCCAGGGGATCGCCCTTCTCGTGCACCGCGACGCGGAGACGGCATGA